The proteins below come from a single Chryseobacterium capnotolerans genomic window:
- a CDS encoding helix-turn-helix domain-containing protein — MSILSKTEISALDIIDLNKIIFGNNKDDIIDRQRHKAYDKKTIFKILDYQKKQHLNNKQLATHFKLSRNTVAKWKKIFLVK; from the coding sequence ATGAGTATTTTGAGCAAGACTGAAATTTCTGCTCTCGATATCATTGACCTTAACAAGATTATCTTTGGAAACAACAAAGATGATATTATTGACAGACAAAGACATAAAGCTTATGATAAAAAAACAATTTTTAAAATTTTGGATTATCAAAAGAAACAGCATCTCAATAACAAACAGCTGGCAACTCACTTTAAATTAAGTAGAAATACTGTGGCTAAATGGAAGAAAATATTTTTGGTTAAATAA
- a CDS encoding zinc-dependent metalloprotease translates to MKLLKILSLSLIYLLTSCTSDDLVQQEKNIETKMDPSFSRMNINSDFVTNEKNLNIIYFVPNDNPEVEGYQERLSELLIYFQTWIKNEMNRNGYGDKTFGLPLNALTGKVNIITIKGNEGQAAYDYGSSSKILAEINQYKTQHSSEFSSNYHNLIILPQRKDGGRQPFYGFTDGALKGICFAVDNPNIKVSEIATTTSSYIGGMLHELGHGLGLPHNSEKVSEKNVLGTALMGGGNGTFGRKPTF, encoded by the coding sequence ATGAAATTATTAAAAATCTTAAGTTTATCACTTATCTATTTATTGACCTCTTGTACCTCAGATGATTTGGTTCAGCAGGAGAAGAATATTGAAACTAAAATGGATCCGTCGTTTTCCAGGATGAATATCAACTCTGATTTTGTCACCAACGAAAAAAACCTGAACATTATTTATTTCGTACCCAATGATAACCCTGAAGTTGAAGGATATCAGGAAAGACTGTCTGAGCTGCTTATTTATTTTCAAACCTGGATAAAGAATGAAATGAATAGAAATGGGTACGGAGATAAAACCTTTGGTTTACCATTAAATGCTCTTACTGGAAAGGTAAATATCATTACCATTAAAGGTAATGAAGGACAGGCAGCTTACGATTATGGTAGCAGCAGCAAAATCCTCGCGGAAATTAATCAATACAAAACACAGCATTCATCAGAATTTTCAAGTAATTATCATAATTTGATAATTCTGCCACAGAGAAAAGATGGAGGACGTCAGCCATTTTATGGGTTTACCGATGGTGCTTTAAAGGGGATTTGTTTTGCTGTAGATAATCCTAATATTAAAGTTTCCGAAATAGCTACTACAACTTCTAGTTATATTGGAGGAATGCTTCATGAATTGGGACATGGTCTTGGATTACCGCATAATTCAGAAAAAGTATCTGAAAAAAATGTTTTAGGAACTGCTCTGATGGGAGGGGGAAATGGTACGTTTGGAAGAAAACCAACTTTTTAA